DNA sequence from the Acetoanaerobium noterae genome:
CATCTAGCTCGCTTTGCACGATAAGTGCAAGGTCTAGATATACATCTTCATTAAACATGATGCCTTGATAGCTGGTTTCATTAATTAAAACATCTTTGTAGTCATCTGGCGAAATATCCTCTAGTGACTCGGGATATGGAGGTTTTGGAGCTTCGCCAATTGCAATTGCCCATTTTCTTTCGTCGTAAATAGGCTTAAGCTTAGATTCTGATATCCAGTAGAAATAAGGCTTTGTTGGGGATTTTTTATTGTAGGGATCAGCCACATAAAATTTTTGATTTTGAGCATCATAGCCTGTCAGAAGAACTGCATGGTTATTTCTAAGGAGCCACTGCTTTTCACCCTCTATATCAAATTGTTTATAAAAAGGCTTTGCCCATCCCATCGTGGCATAGATAACTACGGGATTGCCACTTAGTAATTCTTTTTTTATATCCTCTAGCTCTGAGCCTGAGATGTCTCTAGTAATACTTGGCATATATGTGTTAGCGTACTCAGACAGTGGCTTAGGATATATTGTAGTTCTTATTTTTTCACTAGGTGAATATGGAGAGCCTGCAAAGCCTTTAGCTGGGTCAGTAGTAGTTTTTGGCATGGCATCTAAAAAATCCTTTAGGGTTACATCATTTGTTAGACCTTTTGATTTCAAAGCCATAAGAAGAGCAGTAGGCTCACATCCAACTACAGCTCTAGTAGGATAAAGCTGAGAAACATAAGGCACATCTATTACTATATAATCTGAAGTAGAATCAGCAAAAGCAAATGAAAAGATTGATAACAAAGTAAATGCAAGAATAGTAGCTAGGATTTTTTTCATGTATGTCCTCCTTTAGAAATGTTGTAAGAAACTAACTTATTCTTGCTAGATACCCTCATTAGAAGGTAACTATCATGGATTGATGCTAAATAAATTA
Encoded proteins:
- a CDS encoding C39 family peptidase is translated as MKKILATILAFTLLSIFSFAFADSTSDYIVIDVPYVSQLYPTRAVVGCEPTALLMALKSKGLTNDVTLKDFLDAMPKTTTDPAKGFAGSPYSPSEKIRTTIYPKPLSEYANTYMPSITRDISGSELEDIKKELLSGNPVVIYATMGWAKPFYKQFDIEGEKQWLLRNNHAVLLTGYDAQNQKFYVADPYNKKSPTKPYFYWISESKLKPIYDERKWAIAIGEAPKPPYPESLEDISPDDYKDVLINETSYQGIMFNEDVYLDLALIVQSELDASYSYDSSLRSALISSGHENYTINFINGSVYKNNSNIGKLSEKKLKLDEKLYLTTQDIELLLELLNLVTQK